Genomic DNA from Mixophyes fleayi isolate aMixFle1 chromosome 7, aMixFle1.hap1, whole genome shotgun sequence:
ATAAAAATCAATCATTCAGTAATAAATAAGTTAAATCTTGAGGGTAAAATGTGCAATATACTGTGTTACCCATGGACTGGGTGCAATATAGCCCTGAGGTGCATTAACTCACACATAGatgtgatacattgtatataatgacACACAGATTTGATACATTGTGCATAATTTTAAAGAGatgtgatacattgtatataattatacacGGATGTGATACATTGtaaataattacacacacacacatatatatatatatatatatttatatatatatatatatatatatatatatatatatatatatatatatattttactttgtatataaatacatagcgATGTGATACATTGTTTATAATGGCAGAGatgtgatacattgtatataatgacCAGAgattagtgatgggaaatctggttcattttggagattagctcattctgatctagttcagtcaaaagattagttcatttggctcatttgactcagttagttcatttagttcagttagttcatttagctcagttagttcatttagctcagttagttcagttagttcatttagctcagttagttcagttagctcagttagttcatttagctcagttagttcatttagctcagttagttcagctagatcactggctctggaacactgctgagagaagtgattggagacatagatctagtctattacacatactataGGCATATCTACAActacctcattagatgagttatagtcctgttaaaatgatcagataagttgaacatgtctgatcatttttaatattttataaagggcaatcacttatacaaaactagtagtgacatgttgagctctgaaaagttaattacattttcattattattttttacaaatgaaaaagacccaaattcagagtatcataaagtgtcacttttttgcttttaaaatacagtgattAGATAAAAAAACAACAGCTTGCCTATGACCTAATACATGTCAACTCTCCCAGACCTACCCGGAAATTGGGGGTCTCCTGGAATCAGACCTGCCAATTCTCCAGCATCTGCCAACTTCACTAGTGAACTGGGCATATTAGAGCCGGCATGACGCGATTCTCGtggaatcacgccattttggcaccgccccctgtGGCATAATGCCGGCTTTTTATAGCTGTagaaagacccaaaacaggcatcacctcactgggggcggggccaaaatggcgtgattcataaagccccaccccctccgtcCATACCCTGCTGCAGGACGTgaccaacataaagttggcaagtatgactaatcagcttctgtcatttatcaagcagagtctataaaatggcagaaactgattggttgctatgggcaacgtttcCATTTAATCTCTCttaaaggtttaatacatctcccctgtatatatggtgcagtaaacagaactacagtatatagcatgcagcactcagcagtgcagtgtgtcttgagatGACAGGTAAGGGAATGAGTCAAAAGAGCCAGAAGAGTCAAATGAGTCAAAAGAGCCAAAagaactagatgaactaatgaactcctgagccaggagaatgactcatagttcagtgatcagctccaaAGAGTCCCatacaatgtctgagcacagcagcgccacctgtggtagtttagaggtactgactcatgagtattacagGAGAGACCTGAATAGCAGCACTGCTGTATTAGCACCTACAAACCCAGTAGCATATTTAGCACAGATAGGAAGTGTagggagaggggagatcaggacCCAGTAACAAAGCCAGAATAATAGGACAGTGATTTTATCACAAAATCGTGGGTAGCTGGaacacacagacactcacactcacactcacacataggctttagctagtcagtgcaatgtcagatgttttttttttaattagatttgTAATTCATGGACTGTGTTGAGCTTTCTACTTTCCTTTTACAGTTAGGAACTAATGAGCCAGTGTGAGCGAGACAGTGAGTgcggctgctggagctgctctgctttatctctaactcctcccacttggtttagttcctggtgaactaatctttgccagagctgtgaactaaatgagttAGTTCACTttaaaagattagttcattttgaaCTGATCATTCATTAACTACCCATCACTAGGTCACGTGACTTGTCAGAGGGAGGCCAGAGAGAACGATCCCAgaaacacacacacgcatgtagagcagggaggagacagacacaaacacacataaggTAAGAGAGGGATCAGCTGCAggtcttttcttttttaaattgcaaaaaacGGCAGCTGCCATCGGTCAGGAGGCCCCTGAGAGGGGGGAAGCGGGGCACGTggcccctgtgcccccccccccccccttaatccggctctgtatGTCCTCCACACCGCTGCttctactgtgtatatatctgtcctccacactgctgctccctactgtgtatatatctgtcctccacactgctgctccctactgtgtatatatctgtcctccaCACCGCTGCttctactgtgtatatatctgttcCCCACACCGCtgctccctactgtgtatatatctgtcccccACACCGCTGCttctactgtgtatatatctgtcctccacactgctgctccctactgtgtatatatctgtcctccaCACCGCTGCttctactgtgtatatatctattcCCCACACCGCTGCttctactgtgtatatatctattcCCCACACCGCtgctccctactgtgtatatatctgtcccccACACCGCTGCttctactgtgtatatatctgtcctccacactgctgctccctactgtgtatatatctgttcCCCACACCGCtgctccctactgtgtatatatctgtcccccACTCCGCTGCttctactgtgtatatatctgtcctccacactgctgctccctactgtgtatatatctgtcctccacactgctgctccctactgtgtatatatctgtcccccacaccgctgctccctactgtgtatatatctgtcctccacactgctgctccctactgtgtatatatctgtcctccacactcctgctccctactgtgtatatatctgtcctccaCACCGCTGCttctactgtgtatatatctgtcctccacactcctgctccctactgtgtatatatctgtcctccaCACCGCTGCttctactgtgtatatatctgtcctccacactcctgctccctactgtgtatatatctgtcctccacactgctgctccctactgtgtatatatctgtcctccacactcctgctccctactgtgtatatatctgtcccccacactgctgctccctactgtgtatatatctgtcctccacactgctgctccctactgtgtatatatctgtcctccaCACCGCTGCtcctactgtgtatatatctgtcttCCACACCGCtgctccctactgtgtatatatttgtCTCCCACACCGCtgctccctactgtgtatatatctgtctcCCACACCGCtgctccctactgtgtatatatttgtCATCCACACCGGtgctccctactgtgtatataACTGTCCCCCACACCCCTGCctccctactgtgtatatatctgtcccccACACCGCTGCAACCTACTGTGTAAATATCTGTCATCCAAACTGCtgctccctactgtgtatatatctgtcatccacactgctgctccctactgtgtatatatctgtacCCCACACCGGtgctccctactgtgtatataACTGTCCCCCACACCCCTGCCctccctactgtgtatatatctgtcccccacaccgctgctccctactgtgtatatatctgtacCCCACACCGGtgctccctactgtgtatataACTGTCCCCCAAACTCCTGCCTCCCTACTGCGTATATATCTGTCATCCACACTGCtgctccctactgtgtatatatctgtacCCCACACCGGtgctccctactgtgtatataACTGTCCCCCACACCCCTGCCctccctactgtgtatatatctgtcccccACACCATtgctccctactgtgtatatatttgtacCCCACACCGTtgctccctactgtgtatatatctgtcctccTCACCGCtgctccctactgtgtatatatctgtcatccacactgctgctccctactgtgtatatatctgtcctccaCACTCCTGTcccctactgtgtatatatgtcCCCCACACTCCtgctccctactgtgtatatatctgtcccccACACCGCTGttccctactgtgtatatatctgtcctccacaccgctgctccctactgtgtatatatctgtcccccacaccgctgctccctactgtgtatatatctgtcctccacactcctgctccctactgtgtatatatctgtccccaaCACTCCtgctccctactgtgtatatatctgtcctccaCACTGCTGCttctactgtgtatatatctgtcccaCACACTGCTGCTctctactgtgtatatatctgtcctccacactgctgctccctactgtgtatatatctgtcccaCACACTCCtgctccctactgtgtatatatctgtcctccacaccgctgctccctactgtgtatatatctgtcctccacactgctgctccctactgtgtatatatctgttccccacactgctgctccctactgtgtatatatctgtcccacacactcctgcccctactgtgtatatatctgtcctccacaccgctgctccctactgtgtatatatctgtcctccacactgctgctccctactgtgtatatatctgttccccacactgctgctccctactgtgtatatatctgtcccccACACTCCtgctccctactgtgtatatatctgtcctccacactgctgctccctactgtgtatatatctgtcccaCACACTCCtgctccctactgtgtatatatcgGTCCTCCACACTCCtgctccctactgtgtatatatctgtcccccacaccgctgctccctactgtgtatatatctgtcctaCACACTCCtgctccctactgtgtatatatctgtcccaCACACTCCtgctccctactgtgtatatatctgtccccaacactgctgctccctactgtgtatatatctgtcccaCACACCGCtgctccctactgtgtatatatctgtcccaCACACTCCtgctccctactgtgtatatatctgtcccaCACACTCCTGCcccctactgtgtatatatctgtcctccacactgctgctccctactgtgtatatatctgtcctccaCACTGCTGCTCACTATTGTGTATTTATCTGTCCTCCACACTGCtgctccctactgtgtatatatctgtcccccACACTCCtgctccctactgtgtatatatctgtcctccacaccgctgctccctactgtgtatatatctgtccccaaCACTCCTGCcccctactgtgtatatatctgtcgTCCACACCGCtgctccctactgtgtatatatctgtcccccacactgctgctccctactgtgtatatatctgtcctccacactgctgctccctactgtgtatatatatctgtccCCCACACCGTtgctccctactgtgtatatatctgtcctccacaccgctgctccctactgtgtatatatctgtcccccacaccgctgctccctactgtgtatatatctgtcccctACACCGCtgctccctactgtgtatatatctgtccccaaCACTCCtgctccctactgtgtatatatctgtcctccaCACTGCTGCTcactactgtgtatatatctgtcccccacaccgctgctccctactgtgtatatatctgtcctccacactcctgctccctactgtgtatatatctgtcccaCACACCGCtgctccctactgtgtatatatctgtccccaaCACTCCTGCTCCCTACTGTGTATGTATCTGTCCTCCACACTGCTGCTCACTATTGTGTATTTATCTGTCCTCCACACCGCtgctccctactgtgtatatatctgttccccacactcctgcccctactgtgtatatatctgtcccccacactcctgcccctactgtgtatatatctgtcctccacactcctgcccctactgtgtatatatctgtcctccaCACTGCTGCttctactgtgtatatatctgtcccccacaccgctgctccctactgtgtatatatctgtcctccacaccgctgctccctactgtgtatatatctgtcctccaCACCGCTGCttctactgtgtatatatctgtcccccacaccgctgctccctactgtgtatatatctgtcctccacaccgctgctccctactgtgtatatatctgtcccctACACCGCtgctccctactgtgtatatatctgtccccaaCACTCCtgctccctactgtgtatatatctgtcctccaCACTGCTGCTcactactgtgtatatatctgtcccccacaccgctgctccctactgtgtatatatctgtcctccacactcctgctccctactgtgtatatatctgtcccaCACACCGCtgctccctactgtgtatatatctgtccccaaCACTCCTGCTCCCTACTGTGTATGTATCTGTCCTCCACACTGCTGCTCACTATTGTGTATTTATCTGTCCTCCACACCGCtgctccctactgtgtatatatctgttccccacactcctgcccctactgtgtatatatctgtcccccacactcctgcccctactgtgtatatatctgtcctccacactcctgcccctactgtgtatatatctgtcccccacactgctgctccctactgtgtatatatctgtcctccacactcctgcccctactgtgtatatatctgtcctccaCACTGCTGCttctactgtgtatatatctgtcccccacaccgctgctccctactgtgtatatatctgtcctccacaccgctgctccctactgtgtatatatctgtcctccaCACCGCTGCttctactgtgtatatatctgtcccccacaccgctgctccctactgtgtatatatctgtcctccacaccgctgctccctactgtgtatatatctgtcctccacactcctgcccctactgtgtatatatctgtcctccaCACTCCTGCCCCTACTGTGTATATAACTGTGCAACACTAATTGAAGCTTACTTCAGATTTCCTATTGGATGCTATGATTAACCACATGATTGATAGTCAGTTAAGTCCAGTATTAATATTTAAATAGCCCTGGTAAATAGGGGCGCACGTCACGGTCACAGCACCCTCAGTTTATTTGTGTTAAATAACCTGGCTGCAGTTCTGTTGTGTTCTCTCTCCTCTATCTGGATCATGTGATAAACCAGTAATATCCTGAAATGATGATCTGTTGTGATGCCTCTGCTTGTTCTTAACTAAACCCTTCACTATCCCTTGTAACCTGCCATGTTGTTCCTCCCAGCAGGCCATGTTTTCCTGCATTATAAACTGCTGACACTgcaattctatttattttatttctgttttaattatatttatccgTTTCCCTCAAAGTCTATAAACCCCAATATAAGTCTGTAAACCCCAATATAAGTCTGTAAACCCCAATATAAGTCTGTAAACCCCAATATAAAACTGTAAATAGAGACTTTGGCCATAACCTTCATACCTGATCCTCAGATTAATATGTTCTATTACACATATGTGACGTACACAGTTAATTCTATGCTGATATGTAGCAGCCGTTATTACATCATTCCTATGTGCCTGGTTTTACAGAACAAACACTTACTACATATAGACTGTCTGGATATTGTCAAAAGTATCCATCATTTCTACATTAAAACTTGGGTCGTGAAGTCCCAGACACATGTATGATGCATTTTACTGAACACATTGAAGTTCTGGTGTGTAACGTGTTTAAGTCACGGGAGCAAAGTGCTAGATGAATAATAGTGTTTGGTAGACGGGGATGGTTATCACGTTGCACCAGAGGGGCAGATTTGGGAGGGGGCACACTCTGCATTATCTGAGCCCAGCCACGCCCAGACACCCTGTGTCAGCAGTGTGTGGCAAGGAGAGGGTTAAGTGGGGGAGATAACAAGAAAAATAATGAGCATGTCAGATCTTACTGGGACCCCGGCTGCTGGGACTGACCGCAGACTCTCAGGGATGGAGTAACGGTGAGGACACCTAACGTGACTGTACACCGAGGGCGAGAGTGACCCGGCATTGTGAGTACACTGCACTATTAGGGCACTGGTGCAGGAGGTGGGTGTGTAAGTACAACTGCCCTGATCTGTAGATATGATCCAGCCTTCTCAATCTGTCCCTGGATGTTTCTGACATTAATCTGACCATAGGCACAGTAGTACTCCTCCTTATACTGGACACTAGCACCAGTCCTTACTAGATGTGTATGGGCACCTACACAGCACCACTTCTCTTCTCAGTATCTGCTATTCTGTATTATGGACACCTGCACAGTATAATTTCTTTATTCTGTGTCCTGGATATAATTCTCAGTATATATTAGTGCATGGGTCAGAGATGGTGTACGGCTGAGTCCAGTGTGAGGTAGGATGTatcaggggaggggggaggggagataaggaagatgtaatatatagtatatacaatgatatatatatatagtatatacaatgatatatatatatagtatatacaatgatatatatatagtatatacaatgAATGTGACCGTAATAATCAATGCTGGAAAACTTCCTGCAGAGCGTCCGGCGTTTGGGTAGAACATGAATCCTGGAGGTGGAAGAAACTTATACTCACAAGAGTGAAAGTATTATGGGGCGGTCTGAGGGGTATCCAGCTTCCTGTCTGCCAAGTATATATATGTCCCTATTATTAGAAGTTGAAATTACTGACTGACATTATGGTATAACGCTCCCTATTGTATTTTATAAGGATATTCCAGATCACCAAGGAATTTGGTGACCATATATAGGCACAGAAGATGACGTACTTTATACACATTACAGAAATCtgagatgacttctaatatccattatACTAGTTGTCTCCTAAATAACAATGAAATGACTACATTAGAACTCACCATCTGTACAGACATTATTTACAGGACTTTATATGTATGTCACTTGTATATTATAACATTATTACACATCAGTATGGAATACTCTTCACACTGACCTGAACCTCTTGTATTTATTACTAAGGCATGGAGAAATCTGACATGGCGAAGCCCTTGTTGGACAACGTGCACGGTGATTCCACCTCTCCATGCTTCTCATCGTATGGAGACACCATCGGGATTCTGGGTACCGGGAATTATGCACGATCTCTGGCCACACGTCTGTCGTATTCGGGATTCAAGGTTGTGGTGGGAAGTAGGAACCCAAAACGCAATGCCTGTCTCTTCCCAGACGATGCCGAGGTGGTCTTACAAGAAGATGCGGTGAAACGCGCCGAGCTGCTGTTTGTGGCGGTTTTCCGAGAGCATTATTCATCATTGAGCACATTGTCGGAGGCTCTGTCGGGGAAAATGCTGATTGATGTCAGTAATAACCTGGAGATCAACCTTCATGGAGAGTCCAATGCAGAATATCTGGCCTCCCTCTTCCCACAATGCACCGTGGTGAAAGCGTTTAACGTGGTCTCAGCCTGGGCTCTGCAGTCCGGTCCGAAGGATGGTAATAAACAGGTGAGAGTGACGCTCCGGAATCAGCGACCACCTCCGCAATGACATAATACAGGCCCCTGGGCACAAGGCAACGCTGCCGAGCTATAGTACAGTGATAATCactcaataacatttatattgtgtttagtctttttcataatttatgttaTCTAGATGTGTTACAATTCTGTTTCCCAGGTTCTTCTACACATCTAATACCTTCCACATGTCCCAattttaggtgggacagtcctgatttcaggGCCCTGTCGTAAATATTTTTAGGACAGCTGGAAGATGTCCCATTACCAGATGCCCCTTCAAAGCTGCACTCACCAGCATCAGGTGCGCGTAGAATTGCGTAGGGGTGTTTAGGATTGGAGAGCTAGGAGTGGACCAGCAGTTTGCATTTGTTGGTCATGGCCCCTGGGGAACATGGCGTGCTCTAATAtgatgtgaccatgcccccatgtagcgtgaccatgcccccatgcaGCGTGACCGTGCCCCCATGCAGCGTGACCGTGCCCCCATGCAGCGTGACCGTGCCCCCATGCAGCGTGACCGTGCCCCCATGCAGCGTGACTTTGTGCCGACACCAACATTTTCATTGTCTTGCTCACCGCCATGTAATTTTCCATCATTAATAATAAGCAGCTGATAAAACGATGTTGTAGAAAGTTGTGTATTTAGCTCTGTCTCTTCTACCATAGGTCTTGATCTGCTCCAACAGCCCAGAAGCCAGGAGCCACGTAGCCTCCATCGCCCGCAGCATGGGCTTCATCCCGGTGGACATGGGAGCCCTCTGCGCAGCTCGTGAGATTGAGAACATCCCCCTGCGTCTGCTGCCGTTCTGGAAGATCCCATCGGTCCTCGCTCTCTGCCTCTTCATCTTCTTCTATCTGTACAACTTTGTGCGTGTTGTCCTGCACCCGTATCTGATGGAGAACAAGAACACGTTCTACAAGATGCCCATCGAAGTGATGAACGTTACCGTACCTTGTGTGGCCTACGTTCTGCTGTCTTTGGTTTACATGCCGGGAATCCTAGCCACGATTTACCAGCTGCGCTATGGTACGAAGTATAGGCGATTTCCAGACTGGTTGGATGAGTGGATGCTACACAGGAAACAGATTGGCCTGGTCAGCTTCTTCTGCGCGGCTCTGCACGCAGTGTATAGCCTGTGTCTGCCCATGCGTAGATCTGCCCGCTACCAGATCCTCAACGAGGCCTTCAAGCAGGTGAGCCATTCATAGGACAGTTATACGAAAGAGGGACCTGTGCTCTGATTCACAGAAGCTGTCTCCAACACTCTGTATTCCCAGGTGCACAGACAAATGCACGATAACTCTGATGCTTGTCATTCCtgctttggttttttttctagGTAAAGCAGAATGTGAGCAATTCCTGGGTGGAAGAGCAGGTCTGGAGAATGGAGATTTATATCTCAGTCGGAATTATGGCGCTTGGAATTTTGTCCCTCTTGGCTGTCTCTTCCTTACCATCTGTCGGAAATTCCCTGAACTGGAGAGAGTTCACGTTCATCCAGGTGAGTTCTAGCTGGAAGGCCACAACAGCCGCAGGGCTGGGTATCCGGCTCATAACCATCTCCTCACACAAACCCAGAAGAGGATTAATAACTGAGTGTAATGCCATTTAAAAGGGGTTTGCACCTTGTTCCTTATGTTGTGAGCCCCAACCCTAATGTGTCGGTGCCAGAACCCTTCTCCATGAGAAAAGGCCAGGGGTCACATGAGGCAGAAACCCTCTTCAACTAATATGGAAATATATCAGTTTATTTGTAGTGTACTAATATCCGTTGTCAAAGTAATAACGTCCACTTCAGCAGTTTTCAGCTATTTTACTAGAGAAGTACATTTGTCTGATGTATAGACGATAGTGTAAGGATTCTCAGCAATGGCGATCTTTGACGCTGGGTTACAAACTTAGCTGTTTtgatgaactcatgacccaatcctcatacttttattgttttgtttccaGATTTATACGGGGCTGGATCCGGGGTGAAAATTCTCCTTTTGTAGCATGTAGACAGGGGCACTGACTTTCGATTAGTATTGTATAAAGCTAAGAAGACTTAGATCACATGGTACTAGAACAATGTGGTTCTGACAGATGATCATTATTGCATCTTATTTATATTGTGCTAACATATACTGCAGGGTTGTACAGGGTAACTTTAACATACGAATGACT
This window encodes:
- the STEAP3 gene encoding metalloreductase STEAP3 — translated: MEKSDMAKPLLDNVHGDSTSPCFSSYGDTIGILGTGNYARSLATRLSYSGFKVVVGSRNPKRNACLFPDDAEVVLQEDAVKRAELLFVAVFREHYSSLSTLSEALSGKMLIDVSNNLEINLHGESNAEYLASLFPQCTVVKAFNVVSAWALQSGPKDGNKQVLICSNSPEARSHVASIARSMGFIPVDMGALCAAREIENIPLRLLPFWKIPSVLALCLFIFFYLYNFVRVVLHPYLMENKNTFYKMPIEVMNVTVPCVAYVLLSLVYMPGILATIYQLRYGTKYRRFPDWLDEWMLHRKQIGLVSFFCAALHAVYSLCLPMRRSARYQILNEAFKQVKQNVSNSWVEEQVWRMEIYISVGIMALGILSLLAVSSLPSVGNSLNWREFTFIQSTLGFAALVISSIHTLTFGWGRAFDGRRYKFYLPPTFTLTLVLPLIIIIARIVCLLPCINAKLQKIRRGWEKKCGKMTVLDPCKDSGECSSIV